A section of the Triticum dicoccoides isolate Atlit2015 ecotype Zavitan chromosome 7A, WEW_v2.0, whole genome shotgun sequence genome encodes:
- the LOC119329075 gene encoding protein NOI4-like produces the protein STAAPFPLRFAVSSSPFPSVSLLALIPVPFPFLPPAADETFPKPLGGSDRRAPSMSEESGRPLPKFGEWDVNDPASADGFTVIFNKARDEKKAGNGQDTESPCKDARTERVESYATKANSKKWFCCVTPSPTQS, from the exons TCGACTGCTGCTCCTTTTCCACTTCGATTCGccgtctcctcctcccccttcccctccgTCTCGCTCCTCGCCCTTATCCCCGTCCCTTTCCCCTTCCTCCCACCCGCAGCCGACGAAACTTTCCCCAAGCCCCTCGGTGGATCGGACCGCCGCGCTCCATCCATGTCG GAGGAATCTGGTCGCCCTTTGCCCAAGTTTGGCGAATGGGACGTCAACGACCCAGCTTCTGCTGATGGGTTCACTGTTATATTCAACAAAGCCAGGGATGAGAAAAAGGCTGGGAATGGACAAGATACTGAATCCCCTTGCAAAGATGCCAGGACTGAGAGGGTGGAATCTTATGCCACCAAGGCAAATTCA AAGAAGTGGTTTTGCTGCGTGACACCAAGTCCTACacaatcttga